In one Yarrowia lipolytica chromosome 1A, complete sequence genomic region, the following are encoded:
- a CDS encoding uncharacterized protein (Compare to YALI0A05137g, similar to Saccharomyces cerevisiae YJL062W-A; ancestral locus Anc_1.314, similar to uniprot|Q3E7B2 Saccharomyces cerevisiae YJL062W-A), protein MSQDPHNGKGTFEVHKQPQPGLKVFRKGKYIDPKTFQMSPALIRARRPFFVRNMLALAGLTGFVAGIYGYTMYSLRTDDFGDVPIPPLDPEEIKKLQSKYSDDSKA, encoded by the exons ATGTCTCAGGATCCCCATAACGGAAAGGGCACCTTTGAGGTGCACAAGCAACCCCAGCCCGGTCTCAAAGT TTTCCGAAAGGGCAAGTACATTGACCCCAAGACCTTCCAGATGTCCCCCGCTCTGATTCGGGCCCGACGACCCTTCTTTGTGCGAAACATGCTCGCTCTGGCCGGCCTCACCGGTTTTGTCGCCGGTATCTACGGATACACCATGTACTCTCTGCGTACCGACGACTTTGGCGATGTGCCTATTCCTCCTCTTGATCCCGAAgagatcaagaagctcCAGAGCAAGTACAGCGACGACTCCAAGGCCTAG
- a CDS encoding uncharacterized protein (Compare to YALI0A05159g, weakly similar to uniprot|Q9USK4 Schizosaccharomyces pombe Cell cycle control protein cwf20): MAKIQLRHKKRFSALGNKPVKKAASPDRAGSATDTPTAVPEKLTEKEEELKTSTEETAVEKTPAQTESPVNTAASYKQTMVPNSVRKRLRAEKRAAKGQSVGADGKTVVVETAVVDTIAGDAAADSTTTETQTAPKRLGNLFNLRAQQEKEVREDTKVEIIKPQAIGDNVTQVAEPPIIVVSEKTHAQTLDAAPRPKNRSKDREFENLANDNIHEFSVDAFTEESERLKAEGKLDEYKRPLTAIGGGKHQITSLLRQAQDNKEQLEASYSQNRLTQKESGAKYGF, translated from the coding sequence ATGGCAAAAATTCAACTGCGACACAAGAAACGGTTCAGCGCGTTGGGAAACAAGCCCGTTAAGAAAGCGGCGTCTCCAGACAGAGCGGGCTCCGCCACGGACACCCCGACTGCTGTTCCTGAAAAGCTGACTGAGAAAGAGGAAGAGCTCAAGACTAGCACAGAGGAAACTGCGGTGGAAAAGACTCCGGCTCAGACAGAGTCCCCCGTGAATACCGCTGCATCTTACAAGCAGACAATGGTGCCCAACTCGGTCCGAAAACGGCTGAGAGCCGAAAAGCGAGCTGCCAAGGGCCAGTCGGTTGGGGCGGATGGAAAGACTGTGGTTGTAGAGACTGCGGTTGTAGATACTATTGCTGGTGATGCGGCTGCGGACTCAACGACAACTGAGACTCAAACTGCTCCGAAACGCCTCGGAAACCTGTTTAATTTGCGAGCccagcaggagaaggaagtAAGGGAAGACACCAAGGTCGAGATCATCAAGCCACAGGCTATTGGGGACAATGTTACACAAGTGGCTGAGCCACCGATTATTGTAGTTTCTGAAAAAACACATGCCCAAACGCTGGATGCAGCGCCTCGGCCCAAGAATCGAAGCAAAGATCGAGAATTTGAGAATCTGGCGAATGACAACATCCACGAGTTCTCAGTGGACGCTTTCACGGAGGAATCGGAAAGACTCAAGGCCGAAGGAAAGCTTGACGAGTACAAGCGACCTCTTACGGCCATTGGAGGAGGCAAGCACCAGATCACCAGTCTGTTGCGACAAGCCCaggacaacaaggagcagctggaggcGTCATACTCTCAGAATCGCCTTACCCAAAAGGAGAGTGGAGCAAAGTATGGATTTTAG
- a CDS encoding uncharacterized protein (Compare to YALI0A05181g, similar to uniprot|Q12080 Saccharomyces cerevisiae Hypothetical protein YPL146C, similar to Saccharomyces cerevisiae NOP53 (YPL146C); ancestral locus Anc_8.659), whose amino-acid sequence MSKQTSRKGKKAWRKNIDLEDLNAGLDSARENERQFGSKNLEQAGDALFTVDTAGTSGDVETYHSKKKEKRLKSDEILARRSAVPGVIGKKTKKEKKMSKEQLDMLLKKAGRRDVDNKMTEAALQADSVLETPVYDAWDEAPAPVVPKKKTITASKVVKPRSEFQGFPQSMTKVKNAGSRVAYMPKSAKPENIMRATFANGDHREATSRTRSTVRPSTLDHKPLVFGATDKAIEVPHEGRSYNPSLEAWQALLKEELAKEEALEEERLQLEADQARVQHLMDTMEDHEDKQMDYSSEEEEEEASDEELEGGSVGLSINAPAKEKRKSMAKRRQMREHKEKERIRKQMKMEMKKIHEKMQQLAKRSEKSEQEKQDLKDLIAGGEAAEKVRTRRYGKYEILEPTLDVKLSGELTDSLRRLKPEGSLMRDRFRSLQQRGKIEARKRHNLKPRYKKKVTEKWSFKDFK is encoded by the coding sequence ATGAGCAAACAAACGAGCAGAAAAGGAAAGAAGGCGTGGAGAAAGAACATTGATCTGGAGGATCTGAACGCCGGTCTAGACAGCGCTCGAGAAAACGAGCGGCAGTTTGGCTCCAAGAACCTGGAGCAGGCTGGTGATGCTCTCTTCACTGTGGACACAGCTGGAACGTCTGGCGATGTCGAGACTTACCATagcaaaaagaaggagaagcgtCTCAAGTCGGACGAGATTCTTGCCCGGCGATCTGCTGTCCCCGGCGTGATTGGCAaaaagaccaagaaggagaagaagatgagcaaggagcagctggatATGCTGTTGAAGAAGGCTGGACGACGAGATGTGGACAACAAGATGACCGAGGCTGCTCTGCAAGCCGACTCTGTCCTGGAGACTCCTGTTTACGACGCATGGGACGAGGCCCCCGCTCCTGTGGTtcccaagaagaagaccattACTGCAtccaaggtggtcaagcCCCGATCCGAGTTCCAGGGTTTCCCTCAGAGTATGACCAAGGTCAAGAATGCTGGATCTCGGGTTGCATACATGCCCAAGTCTGCTAAGCCTGAGAACATCATGCGGGCTACTTTTGCTAACGGTGATCACAGAGAGGCCACTTCTCGAACCCGAAGCACTGTGCGACCTTCCACTCTGGACCACAAGCCTCTTGTCTTTGGAGCCACTGACAAGGCTATTGAGGTTCCCCACGAGGGTCGATCTTACAATCCCTCTCTGGAGGCCTGGCAGGctcttctcaaggaggagctggccaaggaagaggcattggaggaggaacgaCTGCAGCTGGAGGCCGACCAAGCCCGTGTCCAGCATCTCATGGACACCATGGAGGACCACGAGGACAAGCAGATGGATTACTCgtccgaggaggaagaggaggaggcctcTGATGAGGAACTCGAGGGCGGTAGCGTCGGTCTGTCTATCAACGCGCctgccaaggagaagcgaaagaGCATGGCTAAGCGACGACAGATGCGAGAACACAAGGAAAAGGAACGAATTCGAAAACaaatgaagatggagatgaagaagattCATGAGAAGATGCAACAGCTCGCCAAGCGGTCCGAGAAGtccgagcaggagaagcaggaTCTCAAGGATCTCATTGCAGGAGGCGAGGCTGCCGAGAAGGTGCGAACCCGTCGGTACGGCAAATACGAAATTCTGGAGCCCACTCTCGATGTCAAGCTCTCAGGCGAGCTCACAGACTCTCTTCGACGACTCAAGCCCGAGGGATCGTTGATGCGAGACCGGTTCCGATCGCTGCAGCAGCGAGGAAAGATCGAGGCTCGAAAGCGACACAACCTCAAGCCCCGAtacaagaagaaggtgaccGAGAAGTGGTCTTTCAAGGACTTCAAATAG